Genomic segment of Desulfobulbaceae bacterium DB1:
CTTCGCCTATGCCCGTGAAGGGGCGGAAGCGCTTGTTGAAGCGGCGGTTGAGTCCCTTGCCGTTTTCCCTGACTGCCGGGCGCGACAAATCCTGGTCGGCCTGGCTCACTATGTCCTGAACCGGCAGAAATAAATGGCCCGCAAAAAGGCCTCTCGCAAAAAAAAAGGAAAAAATGGCTTTTATTGGACGGGCTTGCTTTTTTTCCTGTCCGCAAGCCTGATTGCCACCTTTTATTTTGTCTTCCTGCGACCCGGAACATTTGACCGGACCATGCAAAGCAGGGAGGAAGCCGGGGGGGCAAAACCACCTGCCGTCCACGAGGAACCCCAGGCACCGTCGGTCCTTGCCCCTTTGCCGTATAAAAAAACCGAGCACAAGGCGGGTCCGGCGGACATTGCCCTGATTATCGACGACATGGGCTACAAGGACCGCATCGGGCGAGAGCTGATCTCGCTTGATCTCAACCTTTCCTTTGCCTTTCTTCCCTTTGCGCCCCACACCCCGGACCTGGCGCACCTGGCCCATGACCGGGGGCGCGACATCCTTCTGCACCTGCCCATGGAAGCCAGAGACAGCAGCCGGCAACCGGGACCGGGCGCCCTGCTCACCTCCATGAGCGACCGGGAAATGACCGCAAGCCTGGAAAAGGATATCCAGGCGGTTCCCTTTGCCCTTGGCGTCAATAACCATATGGGCTCTCGCTTCACCGCGGACCCCCGCGCCATGAAGACCTGCCTGCTGCTGCTCAAAAAAAGAAACCTTTTCTTCCTGGACAGTCTTACCGCCGCGGACTCCGTGGCTTACCGCACCGCGGAAGACGCCGGACTGCCCACCGCCCGCCGTGATGTCTTTCTCGACCACGACCCCAGCCCCGCGGCCATCGCAAGACAACTTGACCTTCTCATCAAGACCGCCGAAAAAAACGGATCCGCCATCGGCATCGGCCACCCGCACCCGGAGACGCTTTCCGTGTTGCGGCAGCATGCGGAAAGTCTGCGGGATCGGGTCAGACTTGTCGGCGTCAGCCGGCTTGTCAGATAAGGGAGAAACCATCATGCACCCGCTTATCACCCTGACCACGGATTTTGGCGGAAGCGATGAATTTGTCGGCGTTATGAAGGGAGTCATCTACAGCCTCTGTCCTGCCGCCGTCATCGTTGATCTGTGCCATGGAGTCAGACCGCAGGATATCCGGCAGGCGGCCCTGATCCTTGCCTCCTCGTACCGTTTTTTCCCGAAAGGATCGATCCACGTCGTCGTTGTCGACCCTGGCGTCGGCACATCGCGCCGGATCGTCCTGTTGCAGGCTGACGATCACCTTTTCCTCCTGCCGGACAACGGCGCGGCAACTCTTCTTCCCCCTCTCCGGCGAGCTTACGAGGTGACGCAGGAGCAGCTCTTTCTTTCCCCTGTCAGCCGGACTTTTCACGGACGCGATATCCTTGCCCCGGTGGCGGCCCATCTTGCCCGCGGACTGTTGCCGGAACAAACCGGTTGCCGCATCGATCCGGAGTCGCTTGCCCGCTTGCCCTTGCCGCCGTTGCAAAAGGGAAAAAACCGCCTGCGCGGCGCGGTGATTGATATCGACCACTTCGGCAACCTCATGACCAATATTGACCGGCCAACCGTGGAAAAAACCTTTCTTGCCGCTGATTTGCCGAACATCACCGTCACCATCGGCGGCCGCTTTCTGCCGGGCATATCTTCTTCCTATGGATCCGTCCCTCCCGGTCAGCCCGTTGCCCTTTTCAACAGCCGCGATTACCTTGAAATCAGCATCAACCACGGCAATTGCGCGCACGAACTGCAGGTAACGCTGGACAGCATCGTCTGTTTAAGCATATAATGATTTACTAAAAACCGATGTCGGCAACAAAACCCTTTACAAAACAACCATCGGAAGCTAAAGAATATAACTAAACACTTAAACTCTTGGTTCACAAATGCACAACGAACACATAGAATCCATTGCCGGGCTACTGAAGACCATGTCCCATCCCATCAGGCTGAAAATCCTCTGCCTCCTCCAGGACAGGGAAATGACGGTGGGCGACCTGCGGGAAGAGGTGAAGACGACAAATGCCAATGTTTCCCAGCATCTGTCCATATTGCGCAATCAAGGGATCATTTCTTTCCGCAAAGACGCAAACTTCATTTTTAACCGCATCAACGACCCGCGCATCCTGCAACTGATCCAGACCATGCGGTCGCTTTTCTGTACCGACAAAAAGGTTTGAGTCGCTTGGCCCGGGCGGCCATTGGAGCAAGGAAACCGGCACAAGGATCCGGAATCAGGTTTTGACGAGATCTGCAACAAGGAGAACAACATGATCATTACAGACTGGGTTCATGTTTTTGCCGGCTTTTTTATCCTGCTCGGCCTCGCATTGGGTGCTGAAGCAAGCCCCGTTTTCATGAGCAGTTACTGGCTGTGGCTGACAGCCTTTGTCGGCGCCAATCTCTTCCAGTTCGGCTTCTCCAAATTCTGCCCCCTTGCCTTCATCCTCAAGGCCCTCGGCGTCCCGGAAAAACGGTAAGACATCATCAGCTTTCCGCGTTTATCCCGGATCGCCCTGCCGATCACCGCGTGATCGCTCTGCGGCCAGGCCGGAAAAAATTCTTTGCCCGATCCGTTCACCGACAGGCACAAACGCCTCTTGCAGCCGAGTATAATCCGCAAAACGGGGCAGCCTGCCGAAAACCTCAAGCCCGCCAAGCTCGCCGATGATCCGCAGATTATCGGCAACCAGCGGATCATCCGCCGCCATGCCGCACTCCTCATCGGAAAAGACCACCCCAAGCAAAGGGATATTGCGGTGCCGCAACGACTCGATGGTGAGCAGGGTATGATTGATGGTGCCCAGGCCGCTGCGGGCGACGATCAGCACAGGCATCTGAAACTGCGGCAGGAAGTCGCAAAGCAGCAGATCCCGCCGCAGAGGCACCATCACCCCGCCCACCCCCTCAACCAACAGCAGATCGTTTTCCAGAACCGCCCGCCAAAAGGCGGTTTTGATCCGCTCCGGATCAACCCGCCGGCCTTCCCGTTCCGCCGCCAAATGAGGAGAAGCCGGCATTCGGAAGCGAAACAGCACCTGGCTGTCGAGCCTCTCCCCGCAAAAAGGCAGATTATTCTTTTCCAGGCAGTAAACCAGATCCTCCGGCATCTCTCCGCCGGTGCTCACCCATTTCTGATAGGAGACCCTGATCCCTTTTTTCAGCAGAAAACCAAGCAGCAAGGCGCTGACCACGGTTTTGCCCACCCCGGTGCCGGTTCCTGCTATGAGCAGGGCCTTATCCATTGTTTTCTTTCCCATTTTTCAGCCCGTCACCGCGCTCCCGCCTTTTGCCCGGAGGCCCTCAGAAAAAAGACCTGATAGGAGATTTCATAGCCGCCCTGTCCGCTGAACCAGCTTTCCAATCGGGCAATTTTCCCGCGGGTAATGGCCGGCAGGTCGGGATGATAGCCTCCGGTGCCGGTTTTGCTGATATGATTGAGCAAACTGCGCAAGGACGGGTAACTTCGCCTGTAGATCTTTTCCACAACCACGACATCACTGAAGCTGTTGCGCGCCATTCGGCCGATCTCCTCTTTCCCGGCAAACCGCCCGGCCGCCACCGTCACCTGTTTGCCGAAAACGGCGGCAAGGCCGGTTGCCAGCTCGCGCAGCGACTCCGGACCGTAGAAAGAGGCGAGAAAAACCCCGTTTCCGTCAAGGGCGCGGGCGCTGTTGACCAGGGCCAGGCCGATATCATCAAACCACTGCATGGTGGCGTTGCTTGTCACAAGATCAAACCTTTTTTCGTTTTCACGGAGAAACAATTCGCCGTCCCGGCAGATGAAGGAAACACGGGATCGTTCGGCAAGCATCGCTTCGGCCCGGCTGATCATGCCCCGGGCAAAATCAATGGCCGTTATCCGGGCCAGGGGGAACCTGTCGGCCAGGCGCGCGGTGAAACCGCCGGTGCCGCAGCCGATTTCCAGAACCTGGCCGGGAATAAAATCCTCCGGCAGCATAGCGAGAAGTCCGGCGCCGCTTTCTTTCTGCACCAGGGCGTATTCATCGTAGGTGGACGCGGCCTTGGAAAAACGACGGCTGATTGTTTCCTTCCTCTCTTTATTCATCGCATTCGATCAAGCAGCACCATATGCCCCCCATGGGAAACCACATGGCATTCCATAGCCGGCAAGCGCACCATTTCGGCAAACGGCGCCACCACATCCTTGCGACCGTGCAGCACAGAGATGGGCACATCGACCGTTACCGGGGAAGAAAAACGAAATTGCGCAAGATAATCAAGCCCGGCCGCAAGTATGCCCAGGTCCAGGCGTTGCAGGTAATCATCCTCAAGCCGGGCGACAAACTGCCGGTATTCCTGCTTATAGCCGAGAAAACATTTTCGATAAAAGCCGCGCATGAAATCCCCCGGCCCTTCCTGCAGCCCCATTCTGATCGCCCCTATTTCCTCCGGCGGCCAGCGCCGACGCATTGACACCAGAGTCAGCCGCTCAACCAATTCGGGATGGGAACGGGTGAAATCAAGGCCGAGCTGAGCCCCCATGGACCAGCCGACAATGGAAATCATGACCCCATGCCTGCGCACGAAAGCCGAAAGATCCTTTTCCAGCTCCGGCGGGTTGACAAAGGAATCAGGCAAAATGATTGTCCGGCCGGGGAAAAGGTGAAAAAGAGGGGCCATGCGGCCGTCAAAACCCCATCCGGGCAGAAAAAGCACGGGAGAAGCAGTCGAATGCGGAGCGTGAACAAAAGAAAAATTCATCAGGGCAAACTAAAAACGGAATGAAAGCCAGGACGGCTTCTTTGTTTTTTTGCAGAACGAGGAGCCGTCATCGCCATCACCCGCGGCACGGGGACATTCTTTACCGGTCGCCGCTGCTTCAAAAAATTTCAGTCTCTCCTCCAGTCGCCCATACTCCAGCAGCAGCTTTTCATTTTTTTCCCGCTCATGCTCCAGTTGCGCGGCGAGCTGATGCGCCAGGTCATCACCTGCGGCCGAGGCATGCCCGGCAAACGCTTCATGCTGCTGATCGACCTGCAGGCGTAAGGCATCAAGCGCACGCTCAAGGGAGGAAAGCCGCCGGGCAAAAGAGTCCGGTCCGTTTTCCGCTGCGACGAACCGGTCCGGGGCGGAAGATGCCGGCACAGGCGCGCCAGGTGGCGCGACCGACGCCATGCCGCCCTTGTCGGCCAACACCTGGGAAACGGTTTCCTTGTCAATGCGTCTTAATTCATCG
This window contains:
- a CDS encoding transcriptional regulator, which encodes MHNEHIESIAGLLKTMSHPIRLKILCLLQDREMTVGDLREEVKTTNANVSQHLSILRNQGIISFRKDANFIFNRINDPRILQLIQTMRSLFCTDKKV
- a CDS encoding sulfurtransferase; this translates as MIITDWVHVFAGFFILLGLALGAEASPVFMSSYWLWLTAFVGANLFQFGFSKFCPLAFILKALGVPEKR
- a CDS encoding dethiobiotin synthase translates to MGKKTMDKALLIAGTGTGVGKTVVSALLLGFLLKKGIRVSYQKWVSTGGEMPEDLVYCLEKNNLPFCGERLDSQVLFRFRMPASPHLAAEREGRRVDPERIKTAFWRAVLENDLLLVEGVGGVMVPLRRDLLLCDFLPQFQMPVLIVARSGLGTINHTLLTIESLRHRNIPLLGVVFSDEECGMAADDPLVADNLRIIGELGGLEVFGRLPRFADYTRLQEAFVPVGERIGQRIFSGLAAERSRGDRQGDPG